CCACAGCCACAAGCATTCGCTCACACAACAGGAATCAGGAAGTGATCATTGATTTTGGTGGCGGGACAGCTTTGATGTCCCAGAAAAATATAATGGCTTCAGAGCTCAGGTTAGAAACAGTGTGAGAATTACAGATTAAGGAGTGATTTTTAGGATGCAAAATTCATGAAGGCTGACTTTGTTTACTGATATGAGCTTTCTGAAAGAGAATACAAATGAGATAAAGGGATTAGAAATGAGTGGGCAAGACTAACAGTAgaagagtgtgtttttttttttttgaaaatgaccTGGTTGCTGCTCTCAGGGGGGCAGAGAAGAGCAAGGCAGAGCCAATAATCTACTGCCTGCcatctgtcactctctctctctctctcctcctggatCAAGTCTCTCTTACCTCCAGTCTCTTTTATCATTCTTTCCTTCTCCACTTTCTAACTTCTATTTAATCCTGCCTTTTCCCCTTTGTACATGTACTTTATTAACTGGGGTAGTGCATATGCAaatgttctttctttcctctagtgagGCTTTATTCAGGTAGTGTAACCTCTGCTACACTGTATGaattataatgaataaatgagatATAGCACATAGATAAATTATTGGCTTTAAGGTTTAGTATTTCCATAGTGACAGTGACAGATGGATTGAGCTTCTCCCGAAAGGACGGCTGATTGGCCAACTGACTGACTAGGCCTGCACAGGGGACTGACTTCAGTGGCAGCCTTAGCTTTGCAAAGCTCATGCAAATCTTGTCTGATTTTTCCCTCAACATCCActtacatgaacacacacaagtggTCTCTGTCTCAGTAGAGGCCTTGAGCTGCAAAATGAATACAGCATGCTCAGTATTTATGATAAACCCGCTGTGGTAGCTCCACCTAGCTTAAAAACTGACTTCATTTTCTACTTCACCAATGATGCAACAACTATGAACTAACTATGAAACTATGAACCATGCAGTTTTCACATcctcagaataaaataaaaaaagctcaAAATACCCTGTATTTTGCAAGaattgtgttacatgttcaaatgcttttttatatttttaaaagtaattagtAATGAGAGGGGAATTGGTGATACGtttacttcttccaccactgtgGATTATAAGTGGCTGACTGTATAGTGGTGGCTAAATACCAAACCCACTTCCTCAGAGTCTTTTCGTTTCATTTTTGGGTTAGACCTCACCCgtttcagttttacttttgtCCAAATCGAATATGGGACTTCATCTGTCAGTTAGTATATACAACACTGAGGAGTGTTGGATAAATAGCCTGGCTGTCCCTGACCTTACCTGCTTCACTGCAAGCTTTGAACCTTGTGTGTCAAGCTGTCTCCTTCTCACTCAGAGCACACATGTCTGCATGTTTATCCCTTATTATCTATTTAGTCCGGACCTTTTGTGCGGCACCCCGCTGCCATGTAGCTTCTACTCTTCATTGACAGAAGGtaataaataacacaatgaAGAatcagacagagatgaaggagtCGCTGATGTTTTTACAATGaaccttttctcctctcttgaTCCCACCCTTTCCTCATTTGCTGATGTCTTTAtcttccactctctctctctccatgtgtcATTGCTTATACATCATGTCTGTTCTTCTGCCCCTCAATCTATACCCTGCCAGTTGGGTGACCCTGGCCTGTCCTCATTACCACTTTGCACAAGTACCACCTCTTGTTCTAAGAAATGATTGATTTTCAGCTGCCTCGCTTGCTGACCTAACACCAGTGGCATCAACTCCATCCACAATTCTGTTTCTGCCCTAGTAGCTCTCCccctctgtgtgcatgtttgtttttaatacagtaaaattacccatcctcctttctttttcctttgacTACCCATCTCCTCTATCAGCCCACCCCCTCTCTTCTGCAATATTATTTAAGTCTGTCTTTTCCACTCACTCCCACCATCGAGCTGAGTCTTCAGTCTTGCGGCCTTCTTTAAGTGATATTTCAGCACAGCACATCCACCCACATTGCCATAAAGCCTTATCCACCAGTGGCATTCACACATTTAGAAAGTGCTGCTCAGACCTTTTTGAGTGTGTCAAATTGGATCTTGATTCATGCTGTTTGCAATGCAGTGTTTTGCTTTCTTAAGAGGCAAGGCATgcctctccctccttcagtcACTTTGACCCACCCTGATTTGTAAATATATCATGGTATGGCAGCACTGGAGAAATATATCAAGATTTGACAGGACTAGTAAACAGTTTCAGAGTCAAACTGGCTCATTACTGCTGCACTGTGGGTATactgtttgtgcatgtgtttcatCAGTGTCATGGCTGTAGATTTAGGAGTGTTGTTGAGGAGTGTCTTAAAAATGGATGAGTCAAAGGGCTGGATAAACCTTACAGCTGCTGCATCATACTGTCTGCTCAGTGTTGGGCTTGTCCAGAGGTTGTCTATGTTTATGTAATGTCACAAATGCTGCTCCAAGCATTGGCATGTATAACAGTAGTGATGATCTCAAGTGGCAATAAAGCTTTTGATAGCCTTTATTGATCATGTTAATAGTGTAATATTACGACATTGAGGGTCGTGCTTTGAGGATACTTAGCATATAGACATTTGCATAGAGGTCAAAACCATGTTGACCAAGTGAAAGCCAGTGTCCCTTCTTCCGACTCTACTGAAACATTAAGCCACTGTTTagtaataaaatgacagaaagataTTTAGACATAAAGGAAGGAGGCAAGAACAAAAAGTCTCTCACGGTACATTTTACGATAGTGAATTTTGGCTGACCAAACCTTCAATCCCCGAACTACTGTAAACTTGTTTGTAGACAGAAGTACCAAGTGATTGTAACCGTGACATAGCTTAGGCCGTAGCGGTCGTCGTTGCAGTTTTGCTGCAGCAGATGAGGAATCTTGATTGTGGGCACGTTTTGTTGGATATCGGTCTCACAACGctgcacacacatttttaaccATACTAACACCATCCTCTGTGgaagacacttcaacatgtATCACACATCACACCCTTCAAACTGAATTATTACCCAACAGTGCCACAAAATCTATTTCAGATATCCACACTCTTGGTAGTAGGATGCAGTATGGTTCAGGGAGGAACCCGttgaactttggtgcagatccagatcagggggtggatccaggaatttcctCTTTTCACCTCCACTATAGTTATGtatgtttgtctgatatttagCGAGATAATGCAAAAGCTcctggacagattaccatgaaattgGGAAGAACCAACTAAATTTAGCTTCAGATCCCAATCAGGAAtcttctcactttctttaatatcgCAAGATTGtaagagtttttttaaatattttcaatgatttctcagggaatgaatcttgatgaaaaaaaggtTTATAAGGgagtgaaatttggtgcagctttgtTGGATATAAAGGGGACTATTGGACCTTAACAGTGGTATTCCAGTTACTATatgaaaacatcacagacaAATCAAGAAACTGCCATGGATACATTTTCGCAGAGGTCATAATTTGTGAACTACCAAACACTGGCAAACAGAATAGATGTGGATTTCTACATGGCTCTGTGATGGGGTGTTTCTTACAGTCACTGGTATTGAAAATGATGCTTGTGCTCTGGGTTTGTTGTCAGCTGTTTTTAATGGGACGAACATTTACATTGACAAAGACGTGATGGAGCACTGCATCTGTATTGAGGACCACAGTCCCCCTCACACCTCGCTCTGTCTGCCTGGTAGATAAACTGACAGAGTAACATTCCCTGATCACTTGTCAGCAGCCTGAGACCTGCCTGCAACCTGCTCAACTCGTTTGAACCGAGAGGAAACTGAGAAGACTTTCCAGCATATCAGCCCCACACAAACaccaagaaacaaaaaacaatacccCACATCTGGCCATCGATCATAAAAGTAACACCTAATGAAGTCATAATTTAGCTAGCTAACCTAATCCCGGATCAGGACAGAAGCACCAGCTCCCCCTCTgttaaacactttgttttttttatattcctgaATTAAAGTTGATCACGTAAACAAAcgtaaacagagaaaaacaacacgtACTTTAAATAACGCGTGTCAAACTATCCACAGAAACATTGGCATAACAACATCAAACTCGCTGGCTTAGATGAGCAGTTTGCTTACCTCTGTGACCACGGCCCATACAAAACCACCGCGTCTGAACTTTACTGGGCTCTAAACTTACAACCCGACACTTCCGGGAGGTTCTCCAGACCCACCGTGAAGGTTCAGTATCCGAAAAGAGGAGTAAACGCTGGAGAAATGCTGAAGTTTCGCGGCGCTGCTGGTCCGAGGACCTGTTGCTGACAGCTCCGTGTGTCACACCAACAACATGGCTGACGGCGAGTGATGTGTGGCTGTTAACGTCTCCCCTTCCAccgggagggaggaggaggaggtgggagagcCGGGGAGGAAGGAGCGAGGGCGAGAGTGATGGTGGGAGACGAGCAAAGAATAAAGTAtaacatcaaacacattttgaatttgaagtCCTGCAATATTTCAAGATCCATGCGTCGTGCTCTTCATAGGTCGATGGAGTCCTGTTCCTAAACTCTGACATGcgtcctgaatattaaagtaTGAAAACGGGTGGTCACAATAAGGATGACATGGCTGATAAATCGTGTGGTCAACACTAAAGTTAACTACcatataaaaataatgttttatttcactgttagATTTTTCTATACAATTTTGTAATCCCTTACGCGCTTACTACATCTCCCGCAGTGCACTGCGGTTGCTTCACGTCACATTTCGCGACTTCTTCGAGCAAATTGCGACCTGCCGCAAAGCGCTTTTACCTCCAGTTCACAACCCAGTGCCTTGAAAGACGAGTGGGCAGCGGGATGTTCAACAAAAAGCCCAGGAGGAACTTTCGCCAGAGGAAACAAAGCTCCAGCGACGGAGAGGACCCGCGGGAGACCAGCGGTGATGGAGGCGACACTGAAATTCCTCCGGCGGGGTTCAATAAGCTGCTCAAAGTGACCCCGGGCCGCGGGATCTCCTGCAGCTCCAAGCCGGAGTCGACGCCTCCGAGGAGGGATTCGCCTGACAGCAGcggcggagaggaggcagagccgAAGGAAGTGACAGCGggaaaagaagagaggggggacgatgcaggaaaaaagaaaacaaacactgtcctCAGCTTCTCTGACGACAGAGAAGGTAACTAAGATGGAGCTGGTAAACGTTAAACCAACGTCGGAGGCAAAGACACATGACATTTGTTTGACTAATGGACAACAGGTCTGAGGAGTTGCACTTTAATAATACGGCTCAAAACAACTAAGACATACCGACAGGGATTTCCTGCAAATGTAATAGCTATTACTAGATAGATTTACGTGTCACAAAACAATTCTGTGAACTGACAAGGAATGATAAAGCTGCGTGTAAATTcggtggtaatccatccagtagttcttgcctaatcctgctaactaacatacagacagacaaaaaacaaatgcaaggTAATAATTGTACTCGGGACTTGGAGGTGACAGGGTGTAACACTGTACAGGATGTTTGTGCTCACTGATCTCtggttttcttctctttgtctcagcTGAAGAACCAGCATTTAGACTGAAGAAGTCCTCTGATAAAGCTGTGCTGTTCCAATCCAGGAAGAAGGAAGCTTCACTTGCCAAGACCACCAACAGCACAGGTAGGATGCATGAATGGATCATGTCCAAAAATGCTCATGACCCTTAAACGCTGTGACAATAACCAATACATATATTCACTATGTTGCTAGTGTATTTATTACATACAACCAAAACAGTCGTATAGCAGTCCAATACATTAGTCCTGCAAATAAGAAACTACACTAATGAAAGGTACAATGTTCAGGTTTGTATGAAAGTAAAGAAATTCTTGAATATACACCAGAACACCTCCCAATGTATTAGCAGTGAGCACGTTATCAGATGTGATCTCTTACAGTGGAATATTGTTCAAAACTCAGATTCTCAGCTAACAAACTCAACATGTctgttattaatgttattaaaaCCAAGTAAAGCAAAGATTTTCAACTTATCTCTGCAATTGTCAAGATAATTATGCAATAATGTTGGACAGCATCTtcatacatacaaatattttcctcttctctctcccagcCCCAGCTGGTGTCAGTGTCCCACCATCTGTTTCTCCCCGGCAAGATTCTGACAGTCAGTCTTCACCACATGGTCTGAACAATAGTGAtgacagtgaagatgatgataatgatgacgATGATAGTGACAGCAAGAAAGATGACGACGACAGTGATGAAGGTGGTGCCAGGTCTCCCTCAGCTAGCTCAGCTTCGGACTCCAGCCGCTCTCCTGCTAgaccaggtgtgtgtttttgtgggactatactgtgtgtgtatgtcagagagtaaaacattcacagagagatagagtgtgcattttggggttttaaatTCACGGATGGTTGGTTGGAAGTTTGTATTTCACAGTTTCGCTGACATTTCCTTTGCATTAATTAGCATGCGCATTCCTGCACTTTCATGTCTGTTGATTTTCATTTAGTACGTATACCCAACGCTGAAGCGATCCTGGCAGCCAAGAGGCAGCGTCAGGCCGTTCGATCCCAGAAAGAGTACATTTCCCTGGGCAGAGATGGCCAGAGCTCCGCAGGTAGCACCCCAGATCACTACAGCAGGgacgaggatgatgaagaaagagtcaatgatgatgatgatgaaccaGATGATCATGAGAGAAGAATCGAGTTTGCCCCACGACTGAAGAGCATCAGAGAGAGGATTGCAGAGAAGATTGGTAtgtgagggggagagaaagggaagatggggtgaagaggggagagagaggaaggggatgATTAAATATAATCTATGTTCTGATGCATAAATGTATGAGCTGTCAAATCATAATAGATCTAAAAAGATGCGTGTTGGTATATTGcatatcttgtttatttttgtgtaatctagGAGGGAGTGATGGCAGTCTGTCATGGACTGATGGGGAAGAGCAGGAGCTTTGGGAGGAAACACAAATTGGGAAGGGAGTCAAGAGACATCCAGGACAACAGGTACAAAAAGCTCTATGAAACACCttcctgtcttttattttactttttcctgTTTAAATCTTTCTcacaccttttttaaaaattattatttttttcttaaagtttTCCTTTTCTCGTGTCACTTTTCTGTGTTGCACTCTTTCTGGATTACTCCTTTGTCCCAGCCAGTGTGCAGATGGGCTTACAGCAGTATAGTTTCTCTTTCTGAAGACTTCTACCTGCAGAGTcgcttctcctctctgctcagcaGGTTTGATGTCCTTTATCCTcttgtcttcttcctctcagaGCCCATCTGGCAGTGagtccagcagctccagcatcAGCAGGCGAGACAGACGAAGACAAAAGATGAGAACAGCAGGGGCCAGAATCTCAAAGACCCTTCCTTCTATCAGTGTTTCAATGGTCAAGAGGAGGATCACTGGGaagtaagtttttttttctatgtatATCTGCCTTTATATCACACCATAAAGAATTTCAATATAAGTGAAATAACAGTTTTGGTTCAGATCTATTTTTCAtgctcatgttttcttttctcctgtaTTTATTACTACTCCGTACCTAGCAGTACTTTTGCTGTAATCAAACATACACGACACAAGTTTTCCtcactttcctctctttttcttcttttgagaCTGGACTCCCTGAAGGAGGTGCACAGAGCACGGCAAGCAGAGTTGCGGAGGATGGAGGGGGATGTTGAAAGTGCTACAACCTCAGTGGAGGCGCTGAGTGAGAGTTCCTCAGAGAGGCAGCTGAAGTTCTACAGGAGCATGACCCTCTATGTCCACAACCTTTTGGAGTGTCTACAGGAAAAGGTAAATAATTAATGAGTTTCCAAATAATCGCTACTGTCTCTACTCTATCGCTATgtcaataaaaatattaaagttgatataattaaaaacaaaatgcatttttatattcaaagaTGATGATAGTTTATCAATCaactgtgtgtcagtgagaACTGGTTTTGGAGCCTGACTTGTGATTGTCAGGCTGATAACCAGCCTTCAAGTTTTGGTTGGCAATGTTGTTGGAAGGATTGCTTTATTTCATGATTTTTATCTGGTGGGatctgatttgaaaaaaatcaatacaaccAGTGTGTCACCATAAAGTTCCAAACCCAAGGCAAGTGATGCTGAGCATTTTTAAGACCTGACCAGTGGTCTCACATTGTGCAAACCAGAGACTCCCCAGCAGCTGACTGTGGTCCAAGTCAGCTGTCGAATCTTGGATGATGCAAAACCAAAGGAGAATAATGTCTGTTCATTAAATGTTATACTCTTCATCAATCAAGAGATTTTGTCTTACACCAGCAGCCTGTAGGAAACACTAAGGCCCCCCTTTTGGAAGATGAATGGTGGTAATTTTCTGACTGAGAAAACTGTGTTGACTGTAGGTTGTGGAGATCAACTCTTTAGAGCTGGATCTTCACACTGTGCTGTCTGACCAGATGGATGAGCTGTGTGCTCAGAGAAGACAGAAGGTCAAGGAGCAGGCCGAGCGTCTGCAACAGCTCAGCTGTGAGTTTTATGATTCAACTGTAAACATTCCTCTTGTGCTTTTTATTACACACCACATccgtgtgtttttttctattctgaATTCTAGTCAGTAAGAGACTGGGTTTGTTTCATGAAAGCAGAGTTGAAGTCCTGTGTGACTTTTTGAATCCACATTCGAAAGTGTGGGTCAATTCTCCAAGTGATTACATTGTGCCAGTCCAACAACAAGATAGCAAACAAGTGAAATTGGTTTAGTCCTTTCTTTGTATTGTTTCCCAGAAGAAACATTTCAGGCAGAAACTCTCGGCTGTAGATATGGAAAGTAAAATAGAATCCAAGAAGGAATGTTGGAATTAAGTGCATTTTTCACCTCATTTTTCAGATAGCACAGAGGAACAGGGTGGAAGCTCAGCCAATGGATCAGAAAATCAAGGGTGAgtataataaaataactttCAAAACCCATTTTCCATCTTTGGTTTATAATTCTTTCAGATGctatattaaatatattgtaCCCTCAATCTACAAGATTTCTGAAATAGAAAATTGGAAATGGCTacataattaatttattaaaatccAGTCTACCAATATTACAAAATAGGATACATTCAAGTTTAGTTGAATAGCTCCTCTGCTCTactcttacacacaaacacaatatttgtcttgtgtgttgCAGTGGCACAAGCACTGAGGAAGACTCTGATATCCCTGAGGACTCCCAACCTtcagcagaagaggaagagcagctaCAGAAGGAAAAGGGTAAATACGAATTAGTTAAACTCAAATCTCATCTGATCAACAGTAAGCGTAATCCCTTTATTCTAAAAATGCAGCTTCAATACTGTTAAGTGttataaaaacagatacaaatccAAATGTATCATGTCCAGGCTGAATCACTGATCCATTTGTtgcttctctctcactcactcttcttcactctctgcttcctctccagCTGATATCATGTTGAGGTCCCAGGCGTTGTTTTCGGACGTTCAGGATGACTTCTGCGATGTTAAAAAGATTCTGTCTCGCTTTGAAGAATGGAGAGGATCTTACTCTGACTCTTACCACAGTGCCTacatctctctgtgtctgccaAAGTTGTTGAACCCGATCATTAGACATCAGATGCTGTCGTGGAACCCACTGAAggtttgcacacaaacacagaggtttAGTGAATTCATACACACCTGGCATTACACAACACATGTTGTGTGCCTAATGTtatggttgtctgtgtgtctcaggatGCCAGTGGGGACTTTGAAAACCTCCCATGGTTCCCAGCAGTGGAGACTTTTTGTCATGGACATGGCCACGAGGAGCttgaacacacagacagagagacgttGTCTAATGTCATAGAAAAGACTGTCCTACCCAAAATGACTGGTAACATACACCCACTCGCACACTCATGCATGATCTCTGACTTTTCCCACTGTTCTACACTCCTTTCCACCACTATTAAGTAATAGATCTATTTATCTATTAACTAATAGATGCACAAGTGCCTGAGaactatattttttataattggAAAATTATGTTAATATTAGTAactacttttacattttaattttgtgttttaacaatACCCTCAGTATATCCATGACTTTCATCTAATTTTAGGCTTACTGTACATGGTTTCCACGAAGACAGAGATACTTGTACTAGTTGCAGCATCTACTATATTTTTATCCTCTTCATGGACAAAATGTTTCTCATCTCCCTTCTCTACTTCTTGCTTTTCCACTGAATGCTCCGGGCCCATGGTGCTTGTTGTAGAGCAGGCTAGCGTTCAGATCTGAGTGATTTGTCATGTTTGCTATTCACCCACCGTTAAACATTCCATCCACCTCTTTGGCTTGTATTACACGACAGATGTGAGAAACTACAGAAGCCTcattctctgtctgtctttgttctgCTCTGATGCTTAGCCTTTGTGGAGCTGGTGTGGGATCCCATGTCCCGTCAACAGTCAGCCTGTCTCACTGATGTGTGTCACAGCCTGAAGGAGGACTACTCCATCTTTGAAGGAGAGCAGAGCAAACCAGTCAAGGTACATTAAACACTCACCACGTCAGGTTTCTATATAATCAGCACAGAAACCATCCTGCTTCTATCCTGTCCTGCTATTTTAGCTGATTTTTTTAAGTTACATAAATGAATGTCTAATATCTAACAATTAAGTTGGTATGGAAAAAACTTTAAACCAAAATACATATAATAGATTGCATGTCATATACACAGTGTATGAACATGTTTGTattaacattgtgtgtttttgtcctgtGCAGACGTTCATAGAGGCTGTGGTGAGGAGACTGAGGAGCTGTGTTGATGACGATGTCTTCATCCCTCTGTACCCAAAAaagttagtttggtttttgcCACTTGAAATTAAAGCATCTTTACTTAAATGACTTGCAGTGACAAAGCAGGTTTGACTTCACCTCAGTGTCCTTCTTATTAAGCACACTACAACACAATGATTTCACAAAGACGTCTGTTC
This genomic stretch from Hippoglossus hippoglossus isolate fHipHip1 chromosome 3, fHipHip1.pri, whole genome shotgun sequence harbors:
- the gcfc2 gene encoding GC-rich sequence DNA-binding factor 2 isoform X2, whose amino-acid sequence is MFNKKPRRNFRQRKQSSSDGEDPRETSGDGGDTEIPPAGFNKLLKVTPGRGISCSSKPESTPPRRDSPDSSGGEEAEPKEVTAGKEERGDDAGKKKTNTVLSFSDDREAEEPAFRLKKSSDKAVLFQSRKKEASLAKTTNSTAPAGVSVPPSVSPRQDSDSQSSPHGLNNSDDSEDDDNDDDDSDSKKDDDDSDEGGARSPSASSASDSSRSPARPVRIPNAEAILAAKRQRQAVRSQKEYISLGRDGQSSAGSTPDHYSRDEDDEERVNDDDDEPDDHERRIEFAPRLKSIRERIAEKIGGSDGSLSWTDGEEQELWEETQIGKGVKRHPGQQSPSGSESSSSSISRRDRRRQKMRTAGARISKTLPSISVSMVKRRITGKLDSLKEVHRARQAELRRMEGDVESATTSVEALSESSSERQLKFYRSMTLYVHNLLECLQEKVVEINSLELDLHTVLSDQMDELCAQRRQKVKEQAERLQQLSYSTEEQGGSSANGSENQGGTSTEEDSDIPEDSQPSAEEEEQLQKEKADIMLRSQALFSDVQDDFCDVKKILSRFEEWRGSYSDSYHSAYISLCLPKLLNPIIRHQMLSWNPLKDASGDFENLPWFPAVETFCHGHGHEELEHTDRETLSNVIEKTVLPKMTAFVELVWDPMSRQQSACLTDVCHSLKEDYSIFEGEQSKPVKTFIEAVVRRLRSCVDDDVFIPLYPKKLVLRGQVVSSESLQGTTVLDGHKTTR
- the gcfc2 gene encoding GC-rich sequence DNA-binding factor 2 isoform X1, giving the protein MFNKKPRRNFRQRKQSSSDGEDPRETSGDGGDTEIPPAGFNKLLKVTPGRGISCSSKPESTPPRRDSPDSSGGEEAEPKEVTAGKEERGDDAGKKKTNTVLSFSDDREAEEPAFRLKKSSDKAVLFQSRKKEASLAKTTNSTAPAGVSVPPSVSPRQDSDSQSSPHGLNNSDDSEDDDNDDDDSDSKKDDDDSDEGGARSPSASSASDSSRSPARPVRIPNAEAILAAKRQRQAVRSQKEYISLGRDGQSSAGSTPDHYSRDEDDEERVNDDDDEPDDHERRIEFAPRLKSIRERIAEKIGGSDGSLSWTDGEEQELWEETQIGKGVKRHPGQQSPSGSESSSSSISRRDRRRQKMRTAGARISKTLPSISVSMVKRRITGKLDSLKEVHRARQAELRRMEGDVESATTSVEALSESSSERQLKFYRSMTLYVHNLLECLQEKVVEINSLELDLHTVLSDQMDELCAQRRQKVKEQAERLQQLSYSTEEQGGSSANGSENQGGTSTEEDSDIPEDSQPSAEEEEQLQKEKADIMLRSQALFSDVQDDFCDVKKILSRFEEWRGSYSDSYHSAYISLCLPKLLNPIIRHQMLSWNPLKDASGDFENLPWFPAVETFCHGHGHEELEHTDRETLSNVIEKTVLPKMTAFVELVWDPMSRQQSACLTDVCHSLKEDYSIFEGEQSKPVKTFIEAVVRRLRSCVDDDVFIPLYPKKFSEDKLSPQSRFREQQFWTAIKLLGNMGKWALLLPETLLKELMLDKLLNRYLMIALCSQTQPSNTNLACKKIGDSLPISWFKGVSVCLPQLQNFENHLVQKVHTICKQQSPKDANTRSVVVEVLQLLSRIRSNDSILAIAEKYHYEDVVYSHQLLNQDTE